The following coding sequences are from one Penaeus monodon isolate SGIC_2016 chromosome 21, NSTDA_Pmon_1, whole genome shotgun sequence window:
- the LOC119586529 gene encoding lon protease homolog, mitochondrial-like — protein sequence MSGVVLLSRHALAQAARHRCLAAVKAAAATQHRQSSSLDRIPPGDEARAAVGGGRAPVLGSGSRNFLLPGSWRRRTSLPLMPRSAFASVVSIRSYCAQQGDSNEGAGGGSRRDEEGTGEAAEGPMMHTLPATMMVPDVWPRVPVIAISRHPVFPRFIKIIEISDKELIDLVRRKVRLNQPYAGVFMKKDESDEREVVDKLTDLHPVGTFVQIHELQDMGEKLRMIVMAHRRINITSVLHDEPLEEEQSLAEAGKMNVELRLPPFTTVTVPLDNATQEKDQEKQEDGDSGKLRRLLRRKRRPSEEAAKEPEEAAPEAPASPAPEKVDAATQTPVQPPRVLMVEVENITHDKFQITEEVKALTQEIIKTIRDIIALNPLYRESVQQMIQHGQRVVDNPVYLADLAASLTSANSTELQQVLEETKIPARLMLALSLLKKEYELSKLQASIAKEVEEKVRSQHRKYMLQEQLKVIKKELGIEKEDKDAIEEKFRARLKDKEVPKAVQDVIDEELNKLSFLDNHSSEFNVTRNYLDWLTMLPWGITSKENLELKEAHSILDEDHYGMQDVKKRILEFIAVAQLRGTTQGKILCFYGPPGVGKTSIARSIARALNREYFRFSVGGMTDVAEIKGHRRTYVGAMPGKMIQCLKKTKTENPVVLIDEVDKIGRGYQGDPSAALLELLDPEQNANFLDHYLDVSVDLSKVLFICTANVLDTIPEPLRDRMEMIDVSGYVAEEKMSIANKYLIPQAQKLCGITSDKLTLHDTAIDRLIRQYCRESGVRNLQKHIDRIMRRAAYNIACGEADTVEVNVDNLESFVGKPKFSHDRMYQETPAGVVMGLAWTAMGGSTLYIETTAWPLDGDKEGRFETTGHLGDVMKESTRIAYTYAKHFLSEKFPDNKTLIQSNVHLHVPEGATPKDGPSAGVTIITALVSLAQGKPVRQDIAMTGEVSLTGKVLPVGGIKEKTIAAKRVGVKCVIMPAENKKDFSDLPEFITEGLEVHFADNYEDVYRVAFAE from the exons ATGTCGGGCGTCGTCCTCCTCTCTCGGCATGCCCTCGCCCAGGCAGCCCGACACCGGTGCCTGGCGGCCGTGAAGGCAGCGGCAGCGACACAGCACCGACAGAGCAGCTCCTTGGACCGCATCCCGCCCGGAGATGAGGCGAGAGCGGCGGTGGGCGGCGGACGTGCGCCCGTCCTGGGGTCAGGTTCGAGAAATTTCCTGCTGCCCGGGTCGTGGCGCCGAaggacctccctccccctcatgccCAGGAGTGCCTTCGCTTCCGTG GTATCAATACGAAGTTATTGTGCACAGCAAGGTGATAGCAATGAGGGAGCGGGAGGAGGTTCCCGACGAGATGAAGAAGGCACG GGTGAGGCAGCTGAGGGTCCAATGATGCACACCCTCCCGGCCACAATGATGGTGCCAGACGTTTGGCCAAGGGTGCCTGTCATAGCCATCAGCAGGCATCCTGTGTTCCCCCGTTTCATTAAGATAATTGAG ATATCAGATAAAGAACTCATTGACCTCGTCCGAAGGAAGGTCCGCCTCAATCAGCCATACGCAGGAGTCTTCATGAAGAAAGATGAGAG TGACGAGCGGGAGGTTGTTGATAAGCTGACCGACTTGCATCCAGTGGGGACCTTCGTTCAGATCCATGAACTTCAGGACATGGGAGAAAAGCTGCGCATGATTGTTATGGCTCACCGACGCATCAACATCACCTCGGTCCTTCACGATGAACCCCTAGAAGAGGAGCAGTCGCTGGCTGAAGCAGGAAAAA TGAATGTGGAGTTGCGACTGCCTCCATTTACCACCGTCACTGTGCCTCTTGACAACGCCACGCAAGAAAAGGACCAGGAAAAGCAGGAGGACGGTGACAGCGGGAAATTGCGACGATtgttaaggaggaagagaagaccaAGTGAAGAGGCTGCTAAG GAACCAGAAGAGGCAGCACCAGAGGCCCCAGCCAGCCCAGCACCAGAGAAAGTTGACGCAGCTACTCAGACACCGGTGCAGCCACCTCGTGTGCTCATGGTTGAGGTGGAGAACATCACTCACGACAAATTCCAGATAACGGAGGAAGTGAAG GCCCTGACCCAGGAAATTATCAAAACTATTCGAGACATCATAGCCCTGAATCCTCTTTACCGAGAAAGTGTACAGCAGATGATACAGCACGGACAGCGTGTTGTAGACAACCCTGTTTACTTGGCTGATTTGGCTGCCTCACTGACATCAGCTAACTCTACTGAACTGCAGCAGGTCCTGGAGGAAACTAAG atccCTGCAAGGTTGATGCTGGCTCTGTCATTGCTCAAGAAGGAATATGAATTAAGCAAACTCCAGGCCTCTATTGCCAAG gaagtagaagagaaggtTCGATCGCAGCACCGGAAGTACATGTTGCAAGAGCAGCTGAAGGTCATCAAGAAGGAGCTTGGCATAGAGAAAGAAGACAAGGATGCTATTGAAGAAAAATTCAGAGCAAGATTAAAG GATAAAGAAGTACCGAAAGCAGTCCAGGATGTCATAGATGAAGAACTCAACAAACTTAGCTTTCTAGACAACCATTCATCCGAATTTAATGTGACAAGGAACTACCTCGACTGGCTGACAATGCTGCCATGGGGCATCACCTCTAAGGAGAACCTAGAGCTGAAGGAAGCTCACAGTATCCTTGATGAGGACCACTATGGCATGCAGGATGTGAAGAAAAGGATCTTAG AGTTCATTGCGGTTGCTCAGCTTCGAGGAACCACTCAGGGAAAGATTCTCTGCTTCTATGGTCCACCAGGTGTTGGAAAGACGAGCATTGCACGGTCCATTGCAAGAGCACTTAATAGAGAG TACTTCAGGTTCAGTGTTGGTGGCATGACAGACGTGGCAGAAATCAAGGGCCATCGGAGAACATATGTGGGGGCCATGCCGGGAAAGATGATACAG TGcctgaagaaaacaaaaacggaaaaccCAGTGGTGTTGATTGACGAAGTGGACAAGATTGGTCGCGGTTACCAGGGTGATCCGTCAGCTGCTCTCTTGGAACTCCTGGACCCTGAGCAGAACGCCAACTTCCTCGACCACTACTTGGATGTCAGCGTTGATCTGTCCAAG GTGTTGTTCATCTGCACAGCCAATGTTTTGGACACCATCCCAGAACCCCTGCGAGACAGGATGGAGATGATTGACGTGTCAGGCTACGTAGCAGAGGAGAAGATGTCTATTGCCAACAAATACCTCATTCCACAAGCACAGAAACTCTGTGGCATTACTTCTGACAAG CTTACTCTGCACGACACTGCCATCGATAGACTCATCCGCCAGTATTGCCGTGAGTCTGGAGTTCGTAATCTTCAAAAGCACATAGACAGGATTATGCGCAGAGCAGCTTACAACATTGCGTGCGGAGAGGCAGACACTGTAGAAGTGAATGTTGACAATTTGGAGTCTTTTGTTGGGAAGCCCAAATTCAGCCACGACCGCATGTATCAGGAAACCCCAGCTGGTGTCGTCATGGGCTTGGCTTGGACTGCTATGG GGGGATCCACTCTTTACATTGAAACGACTGCCTGGCCGCTGGATGGAGACAAAGAGGGACGATTTGAAACCACAGGCCATCTTGGGGATGTTATGAAGGAATCAACACGCATTGCATACACTTATGCAAAACACTTCCTCTCTGAAAAATTTCCTGACAACAAAACACTTATCCAGTCAAATGTTCACTTACACGTTCCAGAG GGAGCGACACCGAAAGATGGTCCAAGTGCAGGCGTGACCATCATCACTGCCCTCGTCTCCCTGGCACAAGGCAAGCCCGTACGCCAAGACATTGCTATGACGGGGGAGGTTTCTCTCACGGGGAAGGTCCTTCCCGTTGGAGGAATCAAGGAGAAAACAATTGCA GCTAAACGCGTTGGAGTTAAGTGTGTCATTATGCCGGCAGAGAACAAGAAGGATTTCAGTGACTTGCCGGAGTTCATAACAGAAGGATTAGAAGTTCACTTTGCAGACAATTATGAAGATGTATATAGAGTTGCTTTTGctgagtaa